One Camelina sativa cultivar DH55 unplaced genomic scaffold, Cs unpScaffold01722, whole genome shotgun sequence genomic window, CCCCATACCTTTTTTAAACCTCAATTCTCTATctacatttaatttaattttatgtttactACCTCATATACTAATTATAAAATGAAAGACACTTGTATTAGACcacaataatacaaatataacactttttaaaatcatataaacctAACATTTTTTCACTTTAGATCATCATTATGTGTCACCTGTTCCCTCtaatctaatattaaattcCGTCGGTAaaagttttatacaatttacAAAGTAGTAGGTGGAACCGTTGAAGGCTGGAAAGAACACCATTATGATCTAAATATGATCACAAACTTTGCTAAACCCATAAGCTTAAACTTCACAATAAATACATTTAAATCATGTCATcacaataaataaatgaaaaaaaaaaaaaaactcaatggcACAAGCGTAATTTCATTCACAATCCACGTCCATTTAACTAAACAccatcttcttgatcttcttcttgttcccttCACTTTAAGCTCTTCTttactcactcactcactctctctctctctcaaacaaccaaactcttcatctctctctcgaGCAATGGCGAAGAAGATGAGttctatcatcatcttcaacatcctcctcctcctcacaaCCCAAACCCACGCACACAACGTCACGCGCCTCCTAGCAAACCACCCTTCATTCTCCTCCTTCAGCCATTACCTAACACAAACCCACCTCGCCGACGAAATCAACCGGAGAACAACCATAACCGTATGCGCCGTCGACAACGCCGCCATGGCAGCGTTAACCTCAAAAGGCTACACAATCTCAACTCTCAAGAACATCCTCTCGCTTCACGTCCTTCTTGATTACTTTGGAACCAAAAAGCTCCACCAGATCCGTGACGGCTCTGCTCTCGCCGCTACTATGTTCCAAGCCACCGGAGCTGCTCCTGGAACCACCGGATTCGTTAACATTACGGATCTGAGAGGTGGTAAAGTCGGGTTCGGTCCTGACGGCGGAGATctgtcttctttctttgttaaatCTATTGAAGAGGTTCCTTACAACATCTCTATCATTCAGATCAGTAGAGTTTTACCGTCGGAGACTGCGGCGGCTCCGACTCCGGCTCCGGCGGAGATGAACCTCACNNNNNNNNNNNNNNNNNNNNNNNNNNNNNNNNNNNNNNNNNNNNNNNNNNNNNNNNNNNNNNNNNNNNNNNNNNNNNNNNNNNNNNNNNNNNNNNNNNNNNNNNNNNNNNNNNNNNNNNNNNNNNNNNNNNNNNNNNNNNNNNNNNNNNNNNNNNNNNNNNNNNNNNNNNNNNNNNNNNNNNNNNNNNNNNNNNNNNNNNNNNNNNNNNNNNNNNNNNNNNNNNNNNNNNNNNNNNNNNNNNNNNNNNNNNNNNNNNNNNNNNNNNNNNNNNNNNNNNNNNNNNNNNNNNNNNNNNNNNNNNNNNNNNNNNNNNNNNNNNNNNNNNNNNNNNNNNNNNNNNNNNNNNNNNNNNNNNNNNNNNNNNNNNNNNNNNNNNNNNNNNNNNNNNNNNNNNNNNNNNNNNNNNNNNNNNNNNNNNNNNNNNNNNNNNNNNNNNNNNNNNNNNNNNNNNNNNNNNNNNNNNNNNNNNNNNNNNNNNNNNNNNNNNNNNNNNNNNNNNNNNNNNNNNNNNNNNNNNNNNNNNNNNNNNNNNNNNNNNNNNNNNNNNNNNNNNNNNNNNNNNNNNNNNNNNNNNNNNNNNNNNNNNNNNNNNNNNNNNNNNNNNNNNNNNNNNNNNNNNNNNNNNNNNNNNNNNNNNNNNNNNNNNNNNNNNNNNNNNNNNNNNNNNNNNNNNNNNNNNNNNNNNNNNNNNNNNNNNNNNNNNNNNNNNNNNNNNNNNNNNNNNNNNNNNNNNNNNNNNNNNNNNNNNNNNNNNNNNNNNNNNNNNNNNNNNNNNNNNNNNNNNNNNNNNNNNNNNNNNNNNNNNNNNNNNNNNNNNNNNNNNNNNNNNNNNNNNNNNNNNNNNNNNNNNNNNNNNNNNNNNNNNNNNNNNNNNNNNNNNNNNNNNNNNNNNNNNNNNNNNNNNNNNNNNNNNNNNNNNNNNNNNNNNNNNNNNNNNNNNNNNNNNNNNNNNNNNNNNNNNNNNNNNNNNNNNNNNNNNNNNNNNNNNNNNNNNNNNNNNNNNNNNNNNNNNNNNNNNNNNNNNNNNNNNNNNNNNNNNNNNNNNNNNNNNNNNNNNNNNNNNNNNNNNNNNNNNNNNNNNNNNNNNNNNNNNNNNNNNNNNNNNNNNNNNNNNNNNNNNNNNNNNNNNNNNNNNNNNNNNNNNNNNNNNNNNNNNNNNNNNNNNNNNNNNNNNNNNNNNNNNNNNNNNNNNNNNNNNNNNNNNNNNNNNNNNNNNNNNNNNNNNNNNNNNNNNNNNNNNNNNNNNNNNNNNNNNNNNNNNNNNNNNNNNNNNNNNNNNNNNNNNNNNNNNNNNNNNNNNNNNNNNNNNNNNNNNNNNNNNNNNNNNNNNNNNNNNNNNNNNNNNNNNNNNNNNNNNNNNNNNNNNNNNNNNNNNNNNNNNNNNNNNNNNNNNNNNNNNNNNNNNNNNNNNNNNNNNNNNNNNNNNNNNNNNNNNNNNNNNNNNNNNNNNNNNNNNNNNNNNNNCGAGCTTACTGTACAGAACGATGGAGAGAAAGTTACGCTCAAGACAAGGATCAACACTGTCAAGATCGTTGATACTCTCATTGACGAGCAGCCTTTGGCTATTTATGCCACGGATAAGGTTTTGTTGCCTAAAGAGCTTTTTAAGGCTTCGGCTGTTGAAGCTCCGGCTCCTGCTCCGGCACCAGAGGACGGAGA contains:
- the LOC104774164 gene encoding fasciclin-like arabinogalactan protein 1 — translated: MAKKMSSIIIFNILLLLTTQTHAHNVTRLLANHPSFSSFSHYLTQTHLADEINRRTTITVCAVDNAAMAALTSKGYTISTLKNILSLHVLLDYFGTKKLHQIRDGSALAATMFQATGAAPGTTGFVNITDLRGGKVGFGPDGGDLSSFFVKSIEEVPYNISIIQISRVLPSETAAAPTPAPAEMNLLTVQNDGEKVTLKTRINTVKIVDTLIDEQPLAIYATDKVLLPKELFKASAVEAPAPAPAPEDGDVADSPKPAKGKGKGKKKKAAPSPDESAFGDSDSPAEGPDGEADDATADDAGAVRIIGGAKAGLMVSLLCLFASSWLL